The following proteins are co-located in the Pseudomonas sp. ATCC 13867 genome:
- the secA gene encoding preprotein translocase subunit SecA: MFAPLLKKLFGSKNEREVKRMAKQVQAINALEPQMVPLSDEQLKAKTEEFKARVAKGETLDQILPEAFAVAREAGKRVMGMRHFDVQLIGGMSLHEGKIAEMRTGEGKTLVGTLAVYLNALSGKGVHVVTVNDYLARRDANWMRPLYEFLGLSVGIVSPFQPPEEKRAAYASDITYGTNNEFGFDYLRDNMAFSLEDKFQRELNFAVVDEVDSILIDEARTPLIISGQAEDSSELYIKINKLIPRLNRHIEEVEGQVTQQGHYSIDEKTRQVELNEQGHAYVEELLTQNGLLAEGESLYSAHNLSLLTHVYAALRAHTLFHRNVEYIVQGDQVLLIDEHTGRTMPGRRLSEGLHQAIEAKENLPIQAESQTLASTTFQNYFRLYTKLAGMTGTADTEAFEFRQTYGLDVVVIPTHRPVARKDFNDLVYLTQDEKYAAIITDVQQCQALGRPILVGTASVETSEYVSQLLQKAGIEHKVLNAKYHEKEAEIIAQAGRPGSVTIATNMAGRGTDILLGGNWEVEVAALETPTDEQVAQIKADWQKRHQQVIEAGGLHVIASERHESRRIDNQLRGRAGRQGDPGSSRFYLSLEDHLMRIFASDRVKNFMKALGMQPGEAIEHRMVTNAIEKAQRKVEGRNFDIRKQLLEFDDVANEQRKVIYHMRNSLLAAENIGDTIVEFREETLSNTISQHIPPQSLPEQWDIAGLEAALYSDFALKLPVQQWLDEDEKLYEETLREKILAELVAAYNEKEELAGAEALRTFEKQMLLRVLDDLWKDHLSTMDHLRHGIHLRGYAQKNPKQEYKRESFNLFQELLDSVRRDTIRVLSFVQVRREDPAEEEARLRREAEEMAKRMQFQHAAAPSMEQATATDEEGEQPEGAANVVPMEPVRNEPKIGRNEPCPCGSGKKYKHCHGQVE, encoded by the coding sequence ATGTTTGCGCCTTTGTTGAAAAAACTCTTTGGAAGCAAGAACGAGCGCGAAGTGAAGCGCATGGCCAAGCAGGTCCAGGCCATCAATGCACTCGAGCCCCAGATGGTCCCGCTATCCGATGAGCAACTGAAGGCCAAGACCGAAGAGTTCAAGGCGCGTGTTGCCAAGGGGGAAACCCTCGACCAGATCCTGCCCGAAGCCTTCGCCGTCGCCCGTGAGGCCGGCAAGCGCGTGATGGGCATGCGTCACTTCGACGTCCAGCTGATCGGCGGCATGAGCCTGCACGAAGGCAAGATCGCCGAAATGCGTACCGGTGAGGGCAAGACCCTCGTGGGTACCCTGGCCGTCTACCTGAACGCCCTGTCCGGCAAAGGCGTGCACGTGGTCACCGTGAACGACTACCTAGCCCGCCGCGACGCCAACTGGATGCGCCCGCTGTACGAGTTCCTCGGTCTTTCCGTGGGCATCGTCAGCCCGTTCCAGCCGCCGGAAGAGAAGCGCGCCGCCTACGCCTCCGACATCACCTACGGCACCAACAACGAATTCGGCTTCGATTACCTGCGCGACAACATGGCGTTCAGCCTGGAGGACAAGTTCCAGCGCGAGCTGAACTTCGCCGTGGTCGACGAAGTGGACTCCATCCTCATCGACGAAGCGCGGACTCCGCTGATCATCTCCGGCCAGGCCGAAGACAGCTCCGAGCTGTACATCAAGATCAACAAGCTGATCCCGCGCTTGAATCGCCACATCGAGGAAGTCGAAGGCCAGGTGACCCAGCAGGGCCACTACAGCATCGACGAGAAGACCCGCCAGGTCGAACTCAACGAGCAGGGGCATGCCTACGTCGAGGAACTGCTGACCCAGAACGGCCTGCTGGCCGAGGGCGAGAGTCTCTACTCGGCGCACAACCTCAGCCTGCTGACCCACGTCTACGCCGCGCTGCGTGCCCACACCCTGTTCCACCGCAACGTCGAGTACATCGTCCAGGGCGACCAGGTCCTGCTGATCGACGAGCACACCGGCCGTACCATGCCGGGTCGCCGCCTCTCCGAGGGCCTGCACCAGGCCATCGAGGCGAAGGAAAACCTGCCGATCCAGGCCGAGAGCCAGACCCTGGCCTCGACCACCTTCCAGAACTACTTCCGCCTCTACACCAAGCTGGCCGGCATGACCGGTACCGCCGATACCGAGGCCTTCGAGTTCCGCCAGACCTACGGCCTGGACGTGGTGGTGATCCCGACCCACCGTCCGGTCGCTCGTAAGGACTTCAACGACCTGGTCTACCTGACCCAGGACGAGAAGTACGCCGCCATCATCACCGACGTGCAGCAGTGCCAGGCGCTGGGTCGTCCGATCCTGGTGGGTACCGCTTCGGTCGAAACCTCCGAATACGTCTCGCAGCTGCTGCAGAAGGCCGGTATCGAGCACAAGGTACTGAACGCCAAGTACCACGAGAAGGAAGCCGAGATCATCGCCCAGGCCGGTCGTCCGGGCTCGGTCACCATCGCCACCAATATGGCCGGTCGTGGTACCGATATCCTGCTGGGCGGCAACTGGGAAGTGGAAGTCGCCGCGCTGGAGACCCCCACCGACGAGCAGGTCGCGCAGATCAAGGCCGACTGGCAGAAGCGTCACCAGCAGGTCATCGAAGCCGGCGGCCTGCACGTGATCGCCTCCGAGCGCCACGAGTCCCGTCGTATCGACAACCAGTTGCGTGGCCGTGCCGGCCGTCAGGGCGACCCGGGTTCCAGCCGTTTCTACCTGTCGCTGGAAGACCACCTGATGCGCATCTTCGCCTCCGACCGGGTGAAGAACTTCATGAAGGCCCTGGGCATGCAGCCGGGCGAGGCGATCGAGCACCGCATGGTGACCAACGCCATCGAAAAGGCACAGCGCAAGGTCGAAGGCCGCAACTTCGACATTCGTAAGCAACTGCTGGAGTTCGACGACGTCGCCAACGAGCAGCGCAAGGTGATCTACCACATGCGCAACAGCCTGCTGGCGGCCGAAAATATCGGCGACACCATCGTCGAGTTCCGCGAGGAAACCCTGAGCAACACCATCAGCCAGCACATTCCGCCGCAGTCGCTGCCAGAACAGTGGGACATCGCTGGCCTGGAAGCAGCGCTGTACAGCGACTTCGCCCTGAAGCTGCCGGTACAGCAGTGGCTGGACGAAGACGAGAAACTCTACGAGGAAACCCTGCGCGAGAAGATCCTCGCCGAGCTGGTGGCCGCCTACAACGAGAAGGAAGAGCTCGCCGGCGCCGAAGCCCTGCGCACCTTCGAGAAGCAGATGCTGCTGCGTGTGCTGGACGACCTGTGGAAGGACCACCTGTCCACTATGGATCACCTGCGCCACGGTATTCACCTGCGCGGCTACGCACAGAAGAACCCGAAGCAGGAATACAAGCGCGAGTCCTTCAACCTGTTCCAGGAACTGCTGGACTCGGTCCGGCGCGACACCATCCGTGTGCTTTCCTTCGTTCAGGTTCGCCGCGAAGACCCGGCCGAGGAAGAAGCCCGTCTGCGCCGCGAAGCCGAGGAAATGGCCAAGCGCATGCAGTTCCAGCATGCCGCCGCGCCGTCCATGGAGCAGGCCACCGCCACCGACGAAGAAGGCGAGCAGCCTGAAGGCGCCGCGAACGTCGTGCCGATGGAGCCGGTGCGCAACGAGCCGAAGATCGGCCGCAACGAGCCGTGCCCCTGCGGTTCGGGCAAGAAATACAAGCACTGCCACGGTCAGGTGGAATAA